In the genome of Diabrotica undecimpunctata isolate CICGRU chromosome 2, icDiaUnde3, whole genome shotgun sequence, the window GTCACAGTAATTTTTTACAATGAAAAGATCAAGTCTCTTTATTTTTCTCCCCGAACCCGTTTGATCAAAAATATCTTCGTAACAAGATCTACGTTATTGCTAAAGTTACAGCTTATTGTATTTAACAAATCAAGCATCGTACAGTGACtgaattttttttaagatttaaaaGCAAAAGAAATGTATGAACTAAATTTCTAAGTGTATAAGAATTTTTTGCCATCAATTAGTACAGTAGAAAGATATGTTGCTAAATTTAAACATAGTCGAATAAGTCTTAAACACGATCCAGTCTTCCTTATTATCTTAGaattcgtttatttatttaaacagtaacAGAAAGAACTCATTTGTAAAGagacattttataaaaaatttaaacttatAGGCCACTagttatgtattttaaaatttattaccaAAAATTACAAAGGATCTACAAGTAACAGTGACTAATGTTTTTTTATAACGTAATTTACTATTGAAAGTTCCCACAAGAAACCCCGTATTCTTTCGAAATCTCAGATGAATCTAATTCCATTTTAGAATGTTTGTTTTGTAttctgtgttttatttttaaaacattcagACGGCATTTTCCTGAAGGTAATATGCTCTGTGATATATATTTTACGGTAGTTTACCGAGGTTAGTCTTACGATGTCTATTTTAGGACGCATCTAATGCAGAAAGTTTCAGATGCCGTTTTGggaacataaaaatatttatcatGTAAAGTAGCTACAACATTTACATTAGATATAGTTTCTGTTGCTAGCTGTAATGGTCTGTAATAAAATTCTGAAAGACCTTCATTTGTAGTAAATCccttgtttttataaaaatttcaaCATTGAGATCGAAACCATGATTTTCCGGAATTAAATGGTTGGCGTATATTAAATTCCGTTgacaaaaaagtatattttttttcattattcatttttaagaatttcttcACCTTAGTAATGAATATCTTCCTATCTTCTCTGTCTTTATTATCACTTAATGTATTTACAATAAGAATTGTTGATTTGTAAAGCGGTGTTAATCTATTTTTTCCTTAAAGTTTAAGAAGGCTGTGAGcttctgaaaaaaaaaaggatttcCACAGCATCTTTATTGgtaatttttttagaatatagCTATAAAAGCCTGCAGTTTTTATGAGTATTATATCTGTTGGtatgtgaaaataaaattgttgatttttcctaTTTTCCTTAAAATTTCTATCATATTTTCACACCTTTTAAatttctaatctaatctaatatatttaatataaaattatattaaatatattttaatataattattcttACTTATTTAATATAACTATTCAAAAATCAATTAGCCAAATCGAACAAATCCTTACGCCCGagtgttttaaaaaagttattcatAAAGTGTGGAAACGATCTATTATCTCATGACcttttacattatttattttcCTATAATAACAAAGGACAGAACATTTTGCTGGCAATgttttcgactggtatgaaagtttgttgcctggcaattttcgcgaattaaattttgacagttaaattacGAGACGACAGTCGAGTGATTTTGCAAAACTGttataagcgaaaattgccaaaagccaaaaaacttttaataaaaaataaacttaaaaaaaaataaaaaaaagaagaaaagtttgccggtaaataattttctctcggtTGATATTCAACAAGACTATTTTACGAtgcaattaatgcaccatatcaacgaaacataatctttatttatttgttaacaatattaaatgtagaattattataagctatagtagatTGCCCATtattttctaccaaagcatgattttcgGTATTATTAAtctgtagcatttgggaactcgaaggtccagctttatttgttgttctgagattttcgatcagcTGGTGGTGACTGAAATCCAGtagcagatatggttttagagagcttgcatttaagtgacccgttaatttaattaactcctgttcagaaacaccttgcttaAACAAGGCTtacacagctgaagatcgatgagaatggtttgttttttgtgtctattcttattttttcaactggcacttttgtccacttagatatgGTGTGGATTcaaagtggacagtttttgaaccaagatccatccttccaatTGGGATAAACGGCAAGAAAGAGTCTGATAAAATCATTGGTCCCCTTTAattcattaatttcaaaaataatctaactgggcatacaTTTTCGTTTGATGTATTTCTtgccagccatttgctgcttgccgtTACAAGCCAACTTTTCGATCCGCCTTGATTTGTTagaaaatgctgttgtattcaattcgtCCCGTAAATTCTTCCATAACATTcaattccttctggaaaaaggGAATTTTGCATGGATAGCGGTTGCAGTTGCTTCTTCTGGAATAGCAGCCACATTGTTAGAAGGATGCCGTACGGCTCATTCAGCATTCAAATTACCGTTAAATCTTCAACCTATTGAAGAACCAACGTGTAATATTGCAAAACACTCAGCAATGGCCAAAGTTTTAGCGGCATCGAAAATCATCATCTGGGACGAATGCACAATGGCGCATAAACGTGCATTAGAAGCACTTAACCGAACATTAAAAGATTTACGCAATGACTCGAGATGTTTTGGAGGAGCAATGATTTTACTGTCTGGCGATTTCCGCCAAATACTGCCAGTAATTCCAAGATCTACGGCTGCCGATGAAATAAACGCTTGCCTAAAATCGTCAAATCTATGGCGCTATGTGAAGAAACTGCAGCTGACAACAAACATGAGAGTTACATTGCTTAATGATACAGATACATCTGCTGAAGATTTCTCGGAGCAATTGCTGACTATCGGTAATGGTCAAGTACCTGTCGATGAATCGAGCGGATTAATATCATTTCCAAataatttctgtaattttgtCTCATTAAAAGACGAACTTATTAACAATgtatttccaaatattatttctaactacaaaaataatgaatGGTTGAGTGAGCGAGCAATTTTAGCGGCTAAGAATAAAGATGTAGATGACCTGAACTacataatttaaaataagatCATTGGAACAATGCATTCATTCAAATCTATTGACTGCGTCACAAATGAAGATGAAGCCACCAACTatccaattgaatttttaaactctttgGACGTGCCTGGCTTACCACCGCACAATTTACGCCTAAAGGTTGGCTCCGTAGTAATCATGCTTCGAAACATAAACCAACCAAAACTGTGCAACGGTACGCGTTTGGTGGTTAGTAAATTGATGAAAAATGTAATTTACGCTACGATAATGATAGGAAAATTCAAAGGTGAGGAAGTTCTCATTCCGAGGATCCCGATGATCCCAACCGATATGCCGTTTGAATTTAAGACTTCAATTTCCGATACGTCTTGCATTTGCCATGACCATCAACAAATCACAAGGCCAACCCTTAAAAGTTTGTGGTTTAAATCTAGAACATTCATGTTTTTCCCATGGTCAATTATACGTGGCATGTTCACGGGTCGGAAGACCATCTGCGTTGTTTGTTTTTGCGcctgataataaaacaaaaaatgtcgtGTATCACAAGGTACTTAAATGTACTAAATACTATGtactaaaatacagaaataataatgaacgattaatgtagttatttaatttttttttgtattttttccaataaaaaaaaaacacgatCTGCTTATTTATTACCATTAAGGCGGAACAAAgttcgccgggtcagctagtatatatatatatatatatatatatatatatatatatatatatatatatatatatataaatagaccttctggacctctgcgtgttcaatgggatattttccgaaaccaattttttgatttcttcacctgaGTGGCATCCAAATCTTGgtttttcgtctggattcatgATATCTGTCtaaaattgattacgcctcaatgagATTTGTCAAattgacaacaatagaattaccagataTCTTCGTGAGGGATCTGTCATAATTATGTCGCTGAAAAATCATGGGCAGGAAGGAGTTTTGTGAATTagaaacgtggcgttgctatgacattttatcagttaaaaataatttagtgaaacagtcacaagaatagagttaatatcgaaaaaaatatagatatctGAATTCACCAGCAGAAAACCTGTTCCCTATTTAAAATTTATGGGTTGTACTGCTGGAAGTGAGGAGGTTGATATTTGACAGATATCTATATCGTTAAAACATGACTTCTTTAGAATAAACATCGATTTGATTTAGTAttttacaaaattcaataaatattgACAAATATCAGGGTGGATTCATAACAGTTTTATACATAAATCAACAATGCAAGATCCTACCGAATATTTATTATGTCATTTAATAacattgtaaaaaatatattaaaaaatatttttcatacaaGTACCTAAAAGGTATAATATATTTTCATATTCCCTTCTTCCCATCGGCATGTTTGCCTTTACATCtggtataaatcttttattgaattttttagcATATTTTTCTTAAGCAAACGATATTTAAATTCCAAATTCCGCGAATTTCTTTGTCGCTAATTTATTAAACGGACCCAGCAACGGAAAATCATTATTTTTAAGGAAATTGGGGATTTTTAAAACACATGCTAAGATTGGAAATAAGTTAAGAGGATTTTGATTATATGTTATAGGATGTAGAAAATTATTTCTACCATGTAAGATGTTTGGCGGCTATGCAGGAAAGTGTTATTACATTTTCTATTATACTacttgtaaaaataattatatactaaacAAACTCCAACATGCATTATATATTTAACTGAGATCTAAAAAAGTGACAATCTCAGTGATTACATATGCTTTGAAAAATCCTACTATTGTGCAGAGGTACAGTAACATACCATCTTTAACTATCGGCTGAACACTATTTCGTCTCTTAAATTATTTGCATTCCTGAACTCCTGGatatatttttctgtatttttagtaccgtacctacttccctgcttgGCTTTTTTAGCAAACATCTCGCTATACTCTGCTTAGATGGTAAatcagtttttgttttttttggtaCATCCTCTGTATGCGAATTCTGTTGAGGATGTCTCTGATCTTAAGGAGTCTTCTTGTGACCGGATAGAAGAAGTATCTCATTCTCTTCTTGGTCACCTCCCTTACATGCTTAGTTGCATTTGAAACTCGGTCCTGATATAACGATCCTTCAATAAGTCTGTAGCAGGCCGTTTTTGTTATTTATGAGTGCCTCGAGTTAGATTCTGCCGTTGAACTCAACTGGCATTGTATACAACATTACAGCTTCATCATCAGCTCTAACGTAGGCTTAGTATAATTGAATCTTCTTGGCCTGTAATAAACGACTGTTTCTGAAAATAAAAGCTTAAATTAGTTTTTTGCCataggtatttttttttttttgactttttaagTGTTTCTGACGAAATTTATTTTTCTGTCGAGGTGGATTCCAAGGTACTTGGTGACTTGTTTTGATTGGATTCTGTTTGCTCTTATCCTTAGTTTATCTATTGGTCGGTTTTATTACTGCGCAATATTCTACgtgttgatttttttttcatttctctaGGTAGTCAGCAATTGTTCCTAAGTGGTCttcaaatttattgaaaaatttttccGCCTTTTTTTCCTGCGGTGTATATTGCGGTATGTCCACGTAGAGGGCTGTATTTGTTATTGCATCTGTTGGCAAatcagaaaaaaatgttgtatagaATAGGATTTAGATAGATATAGGAGAGGTTAGGTATAGCTTTCTAcatttcaaagtaaaaaaaaaactgtccACCTGGTAATTGTCATTCCACTATGTATCATCGTTTGCTTGTAGCGACCTCTATTCGAAGAAAAATTAAGCGAAAAGACCTCTTATCGATGGCGATTTAAGTAAAATGCAAACCTGAGTTTACTAAAAGCTACAAAACGAtattaggaatatatttatttcgaCAA includes:
- the LOC140433106 gene encoding uncharacterized protein, producing the protein MYFLPAICCLPLQANFSIRLDLLENAVVFNSSRKFFHNIQFLLEKGNFAWIAVAVASSGIAATLLEGCRTAHSAFKLPLNLQPIEEPTCNIAKHSAMAKVLAASKIIIWDECTMAHKRALEALNRTLKDLRNDSRCFGGAMILLSGDFRQILPVIPRSTAADEINACLKSSNLWRYVKKLQLTTNMRVTLLNDTDTSAEDFSEQLLTIGNGQVPVDESSGLISFPNNFCNFVSLKDELINNVFPNIISNYKNNEWLSERAILAAKNKDVDDLNYII